The nucleotide sequence ACCTGTGTTCAACAAGCGCGACGGCGGGCGGGGGCATCAAGGTTTAAGAGTGCGTTAATCGGCTTCGGCCAGAGTGCCCCGATTCGAGACAGATAGTAGTAGCGTGCGGGGAACACCATGGCTGCCAGTATTTTGATCGCCGACGACGACGCTGTAGCCCGCCGGCTGGTCGAGAACATGGTGCAGAAATGCGGCTATGAGACGATCCTCGTGGACTCCGGCGACGCCGCGATCGCCACCCTCACCGCCCCCGACGCACCGGCGATCGACGCCGTCATTCTCGATCTCGTCATGCCGGGCCTCGACGGCATGGGCGTGCTGGCGAAAATCCGCGAAGCCGGCCTCAGCGTCCCCGTCATCGTGCAGACCGCCCATGGCGGCATCGACAACGTCATCTCGGCGATGCGCGCGGGCGCGGCCGATTTCGTCGTCAAGCCGGTCGGCGTGGAGCGGCTCCAGGTCTGCCTTCGCAACGCGCTCAACGCCTCCGCGCTCAAGGGCGAATTGCAGCGCATCCGTCACAGCCGCGAGGGCCGGCTGACCTTCTCCGACATCATCACGCGCTCCGAAGCGATGGCCGGCGTGATGCGCGCCGCACAGAAGGCGGCGGGCTCCTCGATCCCCGTCCTGATCGAGGGCGAGTCCGGCGTCGGCAAGGAGATGTTCGCCCGCGCCATCCATGGCAGCGGCGAGCGCAAGGCCAAGCCGTTCGTTGCGGTCAATTGCGGCGCGATCCCCGACAACCTCGTCGAGTCCATCCTGTTCGGTCACGAGAAAGGCGCCTTCACCGGCGCCACCGAGCGGCACACCGGCAAGTTCGTCGAGGCCCATGGCGGCACGCTGTTTCTGGACGAGGTCAGCGAACTGCCGCTGACGGCGCAGGTCAAGCTGCTGCGCGCGCTTCAGGAAGGCGCGGTCGAGGCCGTCGGCGGGCGGAAGCCGTTGAAGGTCGATGTCCGCATCATCTCCGCAACCAATCGCAGGCTGCTGGAGCGGGTGAAGCAGGGGCACTTCCGGGAAGACCTGTTCTACCGCCTGCACGTGCTGCCGCTGACGATCCCCTCGCTGCGGGCCCGGCGCGAGGACATCCCGCACTTGCTGCGGCATTTCCTGGCGCGCTTTGCCGCCGAGGAGAACCGCCCGATCACCGGCATCAGCGGCGATGCCGTGGCGCACCTCGCCCAGCTCGAATGGCCCGGCAACATCCGCCAGCTTGAAAACGCGATCTACCGCGCGGTGGTGATGAGTGACGGCGACCAGCTTGGCCTTGCCGACTTCCCCCTGCTCACCTCGCAGCCCCATCACGCGACAGACATCCCGACCGCGCCGCTGATGCTCGAGCCGATCGCCGCGCCCTCCGTGGTGTCGGGTGGTGAAATACCGATCGCACCGCTCCCCCTGGCGGGGTCCCTCTCCATGCTGACCCCGACCGGCGACGTCCGCCCGCTGGAGGACATGGAGAACGAGATCATCCGTTTCGCGATCTCGCATTACCGCGGACAGATGTCCGAGGTTGCCCGCCGCCTCAAAATCGGCCGCTCCACCCTCTACCGCAAACTCGACGAAGCCGGGGTTCCCGGACATGGCGGCAAAAGCGGTGAGGAGACGCATTGAGCCTCGTGCGAACGGAGGTTCTCGCGGCGCTGCGATGAGGCCGCAAGCCCTTCGCATCACGGCAAAATTTGGCCGCGACATGAACCGTGACTTGGAAGTGACAGACACAGGGAAAAGCGCGAGGCAGAGGCGCACAATCCGTTGCAAACAGGCTTCCTTGAAGTCAGTTTGTCGTGAGTTGTCCCGGGTAGCGCTGGCTGCAAAATCGGGGCCTGTATATCGTCTCGCGTAAGAATCGTTGCGTGCGGGCGTGCAACTTTCGAGAGGCCGGCGCGATCTAGCCGAAGCTCAATAGGCGATAACAAAGCTGTTCCACGAGGGACAGTTCACCCGAGGGGTGCGACACAATGCGTGACTGTTTGAACCACCGTGCAGGCTTTGACCGTGTCTTGATGACGGTCGCGGCGACCTTCCTCACGGTATCGGCCAGCTCAGCCCTGGCGCAGGATCAGACCCGCAGCAGCGCTGCCGAGCTCGCGATCGAAGCCGCGATCCCGCGCCCCGAGCCCGCAAACGTCCCGCCCCCGACCGCGTCCGACATCAAGCCCGACACCACCGCCACGGTGCAGGACTCCGCCAAGGAGCCGACGAAGGAACCGGTGAAGGCCGAAGCGGCACCGGCCGCCGACAAGGTCGAGACCAAGCCGTCCGACGTCGCCACGACGCCCGCCACCGACGCGCCGAAGAACGAAACCGCAAAGACCGAGCCTGCGAAGACGGAACCTGCCAAGGCCGACACTGCGACCGCAACGCCGGCTGCGCCTGCGGCTCCCGCAGCAGCAGCTCCGGCCGCCGAGCCCGTGAAGGCCGCGAGCAACGTTCCCGCCGCCGACCAGCCGGTCGCCGACAGACTGAAAGACATCATCGGCGCCAAGACCTCGCGCCATTTCGACCGCAAGAACGAGCGTGCGGCGATCGAGAAATTCTACGGCGCACGCGATTTCGCGCCGGTCTGGACGCAAGCCGGCGGCCTGACCAATGCTGCCAAGGGCGTGATCGCGCGGCTGAAGGATGCGGCCTCCGACGGTCTCAACCCGGCTGACTATCCGGTGCCGGACTTCGCCGCCGCCACGACACCCGATGCGCTCGCCGACGCCGAGTTGAAGCTCACCGCGAGCATGTTCGACTATGCGCGCCAGGCCCAGAGCGGCCGCATGCACTGGTCGCAGGTCAGCGGCGACATCCTCTATCCCGAGCACCCGACCGATCCGAGCGAGGTGCTTGCCAAGGTCACGACCGCGGCCGACGCGTCCGCGGCGCTCGACAGCTACAACCCGCCGCAGAAGCTCTACAAGGAGCTGAAGGCCAAGCTCGCGGAGCTGCGCGGCCAGGGCAACGGCCCGGTGATCGAGATCGCCGATGGTCCGGCACTGAAATACACCCCGGCCGGCAAGAAGCAGGCTGAAATCGTCGTGGAAGATCCGCGCGTGCCGCAGCTGCGCGCCAAGCTCGGCCTCGCCGAGAATGCCAGCGACACCCGCTACGACGCTGCGGTCGCCGAAGCCGTGCGCAAATTCCAGAGCGGCGCCGAGATGAAGGCAACAGGCATCCTCGACGACAAGACGGTCAAGGCAATCAACACGCCGAAGCGCGACAAGCAGATCGACGTGGTGCTGGTGAACATGGAGCGCTGGCGCTGGCTGCCGCGCGACCTCGGCACGCCCTCGCTGGGCGATGCCTATGTCATCCTCAACATTCCCGACTACACGCTGAAGGTGATGCAGCGCGGCCAGCCGGTCTGGACCACCCGCGTCGTCACCGGCAAGCCGGGCACGCATGCGACCCCGCTGCTCACCGAGACGATGAAGTACATCACGGTCAACCCGACCTGGAACGTGCCGCCGTCGATCGTCTACAACGAGTATCTGCCGGCGCTTCAGCAGGACCCGACCGTGCTCCAGCGCATGGGCCTCAAGCTCGAACAGAACCGCGACGGCTCGGTGCACATCTCGCAGCCGCCCGGTGAGGCCAATGCGCTCGGCCGCATCCGCTTCAACTTCCCGAACAAGTTCCTGGTCTATCAGCACGACACGCCGGACAAGAACCTGTTCGCCCGCGAAGATCGCGCTTTCAGCCATGGCTGCATGCGGGTGCAGAACCCGGATCAGTACGCGAGCGTGCTGCTCAACATCGCGCTGCCGAACGAGAAGTACACGCCGGAGCGCGTGCGCAGCATGTACGGCAAGAGCGAGATCGACCTGAAATTCCCGACCCCGATCCCGGTCAACATCACCTATCAGACCGCGTTCGTGGACGATGGCGGCAAGCTGCAATTCCGCAAGGACGTCTATGGCCGCGACGCGACCATGATCAACATCCTGAAGAACAGCCGCGGCAAGGACCTCGAGAACGTGGTCGCGCACACCCAGCCGAGCTATTCGCGCCCGGCAACGACGCTGCCCTCGGGCGTGGCGGTGGCCAACAATGGCGGCTCGTCCGGCCTGAACTTCTTCGAGCGGCTGTTCGGCGGCGGTGCCCCGACCCCGCCACCGGCCCCGGTCGGCCGCCGGCCGCAGCAGCAGCGGGTGTTCACCCGCTGAGCCTGGCTCGGCTCCAGCGCCTCGTTGCGTGAAATTCTGCAATGAAATCAGCGACCCCGTCCCCAGGATGCGGTCGCTTAACGTTAACCATTCTCCGCCCGGCCTCAGGGAGCGGGCGTTTTTTTGCCACACTCAGGCGTTTAGGATTGCAGCCTGACTTGGTTTGGGGGCGGGAAGGTCAACCTCGAATTAACCTTCTCGCTTTAATAAAGCGTTCATCCTCTTTCGCGCGCTAACGGGGTTGGCGGGAGAGTCCATTTTGAACGCTCGTCGACTGGGTGGGCTCATACGTGCTGACTGGTCTTGCACGCCAATTTGCTGTGCTGTCGTTGTCCCATGCGGGAGTGAAGGCCGGATCCCGGATCGGCCTTGCTGCCGTATTGCTGCTTGCTGCCGCAGGCTCGGTCCATAACGCCGCCGCGCTGAACGAGACCAAGACGCTCTCCTTCCACCACACCCATTCCGGCGAAGACCTCACCGTCACCTTCAAGCGCGATGGCCGCTACGACGAAGCCGCGCTGAAGCAGCTCAACCACTTCCTGCGCGACTGGCGCACCCAGGACGAGACGGTCATGGACCGTCACCTCTTCGACATCCTCTGGGAAGTCTATCGCGACGTCGACGGCAAGCAGCCGATCCAGATCATCTCCTCCTACCGCTCCCCCGCCACCAACGCCATGCTCCGCCGCCGCTCCTCGGGTGTGGCGCGCTTCAGCCAGCACATGCTGGGACATGCGATGGACTTCTACATTCCGGGCGTGCCGCTGGAGCAGATCCGCTTCGCCGGCCTTCGCCTCCAGCGCGGCGGCGTCGGCTTTTATCCGACCTCCGGCTCGCCCTTCGTGCATCTGGACACCGGCAGCATCCGGCACTGGCCGCGCATGACGCATGACCAGCTCGCCCGCGTGTTCCCGGACGGCCGCACCGTCCACGTCCCGACCGACGGCACGCCGCTGAAGGGCTATGAGCTCGCCAGGGCCGACATCGAGCGCCGCGGCAATGGCGACGATGCCGGCAGCAGCAAGCCGAATTTCTTCGCCGCTTTGTTCAAGAGCAAGTCGTCGGCTCCGGCCGCCATGAGCAGCGACGAGGATGACGAGGGTGCCCCGGCCGCGAAGCCGACCGTGGTTGCCGCTGCAGTCAAGCCGGCCGATCCGGTGCCCACGCCGCGCGCCAAGCCGCAAATGGCCGCACTCCAGCTCGCTTCGGCCGATGCGCAGATCGTTGCGCCGCCCAAGCCGAAGCCCGCGCCCGTGGCGGACAAGCCGGCTGCCGGCAAGCCGGAGACCCCGGCCGACATCATCAACGCCCGCGGCTTCTGGGATACCCCGGCCACGCCGCAGCAGGCGACACCGGCCCAAGTGGCCGCGCTGAAGGCCCGTCAGGCGCTCGCCGCCGCCACCGATCCGCAAGCCACCGCGAGTGTCTCCAGCGCGGCCTATCAGGCGCTGGCCTATGCGCCGGCTTCCGCCTCCCCGGTCGATCGCGCCAACGTCGTCGCCGCTTCCGCACCGATCCCGCGCTCCGCCCGTCCGGCCGCCTCCCGCAGTGTCGCTCAGGCGACCGAGATCAACACGGTGGTCGGCAAGAGCATCGACGGCAGGATCGCAACCGCGACCCGCCTCTCCGCGGCCAAGGGCGAGAGCATCTGGCTCAAGATCGTCATGCTGTCGCCGAGCGCCAGCCGCGCGATGTCGGTAACGCTGATGGGCGAGCTCGATACCGCCGCGCTGCGCGGCTATTTCGTCAAGCCGCAGGCCGTGATCGCCATGGGCTTTGCCGACGATCCGATGCAAGGCCTGTCCTGCGACAGTTTCTCGGGCAGCGCGACCGCGAAGCTCGAGATGACGTCGTTCGTCATGCGGACGGCCTCGCTGCGCTGAGGCGGGTAGCAGGTCCGCCTTATCTCTTCTTCCTGCCCCGCCGATCCAGATGATACGTCAGCGCCAGCGACAGGCAGACCGATAGCTCCTGTTTCGGCAACTCGCCCGCTACCGGCAACAGCAACGCCCGCGTCTGCCGATATTCGAACTGATCAGGGAAGCGCTCGCGGAACGCGTCGACCAGCGTCGTCTTGCAGTTGAAGAGGATGGCGGCGTGCTCGGAGTCCTTCAGGCGCCCGAGCCGGATCGTGGAGCCGCTGCCGGTCTCATCGGTCAGATAAGCGGGCTCGCCCCATTTCAGCGTCTCGGTGAGCTTGCCAACATCGTCGTGCGCCGCAGCGCTGGCGAAGATCAGGTCTCGCACCTGAAGCAGCCGCTTGCCGATCGGCGCGGGGAGAGCGTCGAACGCACGGCTCACCTCGCGCGGCAGCTTCGGCGCAGTCACGGCGGTCTCCGTTCACAGACGAAGTGTAACGCGCCCGACTTGTAACCCGGATTTCGCTTTCGCTCCATCCGGGCTCGGCAGTGGTGCTCGAGGCGACGCGCCTCAGAGCATGCCCAGCGCCTGCATGTAGGTCTCGAGGATCGTCTCGGCCTCGGCGCGCTCGTTGGGGTCCTGCTTGCGCAGGCGCACGATGGTGCGCAGCGCCTTGACGTCGTAGCCGTTGCCCTTGCTCTCGGCATAGACGTCGCGGATGTCGTCGGAGATCGCCTTCTTCTCTTCTTCCAGCCGCTCGATGCGCTCGATGATGGATTTGAGCTGGTCCTTGGCAAATTTCGTCGCGGGCTCGTCGTCGCGGACGGCGGCGGTGGTGGCCATCTTGGTACTCCAAATGGAACTGGCAAAACGAGGTGACGCCGGCATCCCTCACCGCGCGTGCTGGCAGAACCCTTAGGGTTGGCGCCCGTTGCGTTCAAGCAAGCATCGCGCTCGTCCACAGCGCGCCCACACCTTCCTGCGGCAGCTCGAAGAAAGCTGTTGTGTGATGCGACTCAGGGGCGCCGCGCCGGCAGGTCGCCGACGAGCCTGCTCAGTGCCCGTGGGGATGAACCTTCTTCATCCCCTCGATCTGCTCGGGCGTGGCCGTGCCCTGGTATTTCGACTTCCAGGTCTCGTAGGGCATGCCGTAGACGGCTTCCCGGCTCTCGTCCTTGCTTAAGCTCACGCCTTGGGCGTCGGCGGCGTCCTTGAGCCAGTTCGACAGGCAGTTGCGGCAGAAGCCGGCCAGATTCATCAGGTCGATGTTCTGGACGTCCGTCCGCGTCTTCAGATGATCGACCAGGCGCCTGAAAGCGGCGGCCTCGAGCTCCGTTCTGGTTTTGTCGTCGATTGCCATGGCTGGATCCCTGAATTGGCTCGGACCTTGTTAGGGTCACCCTTACGGGATCAGGTGGGGCCTGTCACAGATTTTGCCATATCGCGGCGCAAACGGCCCCCTAGGCCAAACCGCGGCCCAGTTCCCCGGCCCTACGCCAAATCGTCAATCATCTGGTATACGTTCCGCGACAATGATCGCCGAATCTCCCCGCTCCTCCCTTCGCCTGCTCGCCCGGTTGGTCCCGGTGCTGGTGGTTGGCCTGCTGTGCCTCTGGGCCAGCCCGGCCTCCGCCGATTTCCGGCTTTGCAACAACACATCGAGCCGGGTCGGCATTGCGCTGGGCTACAAGGACGCCGAGGGCTGGACCACCGAGGGCTGGTGGAACATCTCGTCCCGCTCCTGCGAGACCCTGCTGCGGGGAACGCTGGTCGCCCGTTACTATTACATCTACGCGATCGACTACGACCGCGGTGGCGAATGGTCGGGCCAGGCCTTCATGTGCTCGCGCGACAAGGAATTCACCATCCGCGGCACCGAGGATTGTCTGGCGCGCGGCTATGACCGGACCGGCTATTTCGAGGTCGACACCGGCGAGCAGCGGGCCTGGACGGTGCAGCTCACCGATGCCAACGAGCAGCCGTCACAGCAGCAACGCGTACCCGGCCTGCCGGGCCCGGTGGGGCCTGGTGGCGGCGTCCCGGGTTTGCCCAATAATCCGCCCGGTGGTACGCCGCCCGCCGGTCCTGGTCTCCCGCCAGCCCCTCCACCACCGTCTGGAAGTAAGCCATGAGGCGTCTTCGCCGTATCAAGATTCTCGCGACCCTGGGACCTGCCTCTTCGGATCTCGCGATGATCCGCCGCCTGTTCGAGGCCGGCGCCGACCTGTTCCGCATCAACATGAGCCACACCCCGCACGACAAGATGCGGGAGCTGGTGGCGACGATCCGCAACGTCGAAAGCAGCTACGGCCGGCCGATCGGCATTCTGGTCGACCTCCAGGGCCCCAAGCTCAGGCTTGGCGCCTTCGCCGAAGGCGCGGTGCAGCTCCAGAACGGCCAGACCTTCACGCTCGATTCCGACAAGACGCCGGGCGATGCCACGCGCGTCAATCTTCCGCATCCGGAGATTCTGGCTGCGCTCAGGCCCGGCCATTCGCTGCTGCTCGACGACGGCAAGGTGCGGCTGATCGCCGAGGAGACCTCGAAGGAGCATGCGGTGACGCGTGTCGTGGTCGGCGGGAAGATGAGCGACCGCAAGGGCGTCAGCCTGCCCGACACCGATTTGCCGGTCTCGGCGATGACGCCGAAGGACCGTGCCGACCTCGAGGCCGCGCTGGTCACCGGCGTCGACTGGATCGCGCTGTCCTTCGTGCAGCGCGCCGACGACGTGCTCGAGGCCAAGAAGATGATCCGCGGCCGCGCCGCAGTGATGGCCAAGATCGAGAAGCCGCAGGCGATCGATCGCCTCGCCGACATCCTCGAAGCCTCCGACGCGCTGATGGTGGCGCGCGGCGACCTCGGCGTCGAATTGCCGCTGGAGCGCGTACCGAGCCTCCAGAAGCAGATGACGCGCATGGCGCGCCGCGCCGGCAAGCCGGTGGTGATCGCGACCCAGATGCTGGAATCGATGATCCAGTCGCCAGTGCCGACCCGGGCCGAAGTCTCGGACGTCGCCACCGCCGTCTATGAAGGCGCCGACGCCATCATGCTGTCGGCGGAATCGGCGGCCGGCAAATTCCCTGTCGAGGCGGTCTCGACCATGAACCGTATCGGCGAGGAGGTCGAGCGCGACCCGACCTATCGCTCCGTGGTCATGGCCCAGCGGCCGGCGCCGGAAGCCACCGCCGGAGACGCCATTGCCGACGCCGCGCGGCAGATCGCCGAGACGCTCGACCTGCCTGCGCTGATCTGCTGGACCTCGTCGGGCTCGACCGCCGTGCGCGTCGCCCGCGAGCGGCCGAAGCCACCGATCGTGGCGATCACGCCGAACATCACCGCCGGCCGCCGGCTCGCCGTCGTCTGGGGCGTGCATTGCGTGGTGGCGGACGATGCCCGCGACCAGGACGACATGGTCGGCCGCGCCGGCCAGATCGCGTTCCGGGACGGCTTCGTCCGCGCCGGCCAGCGCGTGATCATCGTCGCCGGCGTGCCGCTCGGCATTCCCGGCACCACCAACATGGTGCGCATCGCCTCGGTCGGACCCGAGGGCGACGCGATTATTTGAGCCGCCTGAGCGCGGCAAAACAAAAATGTCGAAAACAACCCCATGCACAGTAGCCGGCCGGTCCGGCTAAAATGCGCGGGTTTCGTGAAAAGACCTGCTCGTGCAACGACCTGAGCACGATCAGGCCGCACCCCCGGTCGCACGCCGCTTTTTACGCCCCGACCAGCGCTTTCGTGGTCGGGAGCAGCGTCTGCTGCACCACCAGCCCACGCGCGCGGGCGTCCATGACGCCGACGGCGCGCAGCGCCAGCAGGGTCACGGTCTGGACCGCATCGCGCATCTTGATGGGATCTTCGAGATTGTCGGGCGCGAGCGGCCCGACCAGGGCCTCGTGCAGCGCCCCGAGCAGCGCGGTGGCGGCAAGCGCGGTGTCCTGCGCCGGCAAATGGCCGGCGCGCACGGCGGCGTCGATCCGCGCAGCGATCTCGCCCGCGATCTCGCGCCGGCTGGCGAGGCGGGAGGCGCTGACATCGACATCGACGGGCTCGGCCAGGATGCCCCAGGCCAGCCTGCGCTGCGACAGCGTATGGACCGCCACGGTCGTGACGGCTGCCGCCAGCGCCGAGGACGGGCCCGGCGCAGCATCGGCCGCCCGGCGGATCGCGGCGAGTTCGTCGCGCGACACCTCGGCGATCAATTCGGAGATCAACTCAGCCTTGGACGGGAAGTAACGGTAGACCGTTCCGGCCGCGACACTGGCGCGAACCGCGACCGGCGCGATCTGCACCGCCGCCATCCCGCCTTCCGCCGCAGCCTCCCGCGCCGCCGCCAGTATCGCACTGCGCCTGGCCGCAAGGCGCTTAACCACTTGATGCGTCCGCCGATAAACCATGGCGCGCTTCCTGTCCCACACGCCTGCCGCACGCCCCGCGGCCGAACGCTTCGTCACTGCATAGATGCAAATCGCCCCGCAAGGACTGAACAACTATTCAGAGTGGATGACAAGACGCAAATGCGTGGAGCGTCACGGCGAACGGACGAACGCGCCATGCCCGGCGATGCGGGCTGGAGGACCCCTGAAGAAAGAGGGTGGGGGAAAGCCCTGCCTGTAGCTATCCTTCGAGACACCCGCCTGCGGCGGACCCTCAGGATGAGGACTCGTTTTGCGGCGAGGTATCAGATCCTCATGGTGAGGAGCCTGCAAAGCGGGCGTCCGGACGATGCTCCGCATCGCCGGCGAAACATGCAGGCCGAGCAGCCGCCGGCCGACTGTACCACCCCAAAAGAAAAGAGCCCCGTCGAAGACGGGGCTCTCAAAACTGTCAGATCGTCCGGCTTACTTCAGGCTGGACGAGATCGAGCCAAACTTGGTGTTCAGCGAGGTGCCGAGGTTGTTGACGACGGTGATGATCGCCAGCGCGATGCCGGCAGCGATCAGGCCGTATTCAATGGCGGTGGCGCCGGATTCGTCCTTCACGAAACGCGAAACGAGGTTCTTCATAGACTGCTCCCAAAGAGTACACGAGGCTTACAAATGGTCTGGTCTATTCGGCTTCCCAGCGCCGCCCGACCATGGAACCGAACGTAGGGGCAAAGAATTGCGCCGCAGTTAATTCGACTGCGTAAACACCGGGCGCATTGCGTGTATTCGCCGATGGTAAAGAGGAATTAAAAACAATCCGTTAAATTGCAGGCATCCGCGGCAGCGTCTGCGCCCGCGGGTTTACCCGAAGTTATGACCGCGCATGGTCCAATGCCGCCCGCTCGGCCAACCCGACAAGAACAAGCAGGACGACGAGGCGGCATGTCCCTCTCCTTTGCCAACAGCACCGTGGTGCAGAGCCGCGCACGCGCCCTGGTGCCGCTCTGCGTCGGTGCCGGCGTTTATCTCTTTTTCTTCTTCGTCGGCGACACCCTGCTTCAGGATTCCGACTCGTTCTGGCAGATCAAGATCGGGCAATGGATCCTCGATCACGGCGCCCTCCCCACCACGGACTTCTATTCCTTCACGCGGACCGGCGAGACGTGGATCTCGACGTCGTGGCTGTCGCAGGTTCTGTTCGCCTTCTCCCATGCGCAATGGGACTGGGCCGGGCCCGTGATCCTCACCGCGATCGGGATGGCGCTCACGGCCGCGATCTTCGTCTATCTGCTCGATGCGCAGATCGAGGCGCCGCGCGCGGTGCTGTTCGCCATGCTGGCGTTGCTGCTGACGATCCATCATGTGCTGGCGCGTCCGCATATCCTGGCGCTGCCCGTCATGGTGGCATGGGTCGGCCTGCTGATGGCGGCTGCCGATCGCAGAAGTGCGCCATCCTGGCATTGGCTGCCGCTGATGGCGCTCTGGGCCAACCTGCATGGCGGCTTCGTGCTGGGCCTCGCGCTGATCGGCCCGATCTCGCTCGAAGCAGTCGAGCATGCCGAGAAGGGACAGCGGCTGCGGCTGTTCCTGCGCTGGGTGCTGTTCGGGGTCGGCGCGCTGATCGCGAGCTGCTGCACGCCCTACGGCTGGCGGACGCTGATGGGCGCGACCAACATCCTCGGCCTCGGCGAGCTGCTGTCGGTGATTTTCGAATGGATGCCGGCGAATTTTGCGACCTTCACCGCGTTCGAAGGCGCGCTGCTCGGCCTGATCGCGCTCGGCTATTATCGCGGCATCGTGCTCTCGGCGCCCAGGATTTTCCTGATCCTGTTCCTGACCTGGAGCGCGCTGACCCATTTCAGAAGCATCGAAGCCTTTGCCTTCCTGGTGCCGCTTGTGCTGGCAAAACCGCTCGGCGAGATGTTCGCGCGTCCGCAAGGCGACGCCGCTGGCGGCGACCGCTGGCCGGCCCGCACCGTCACGGCACTCGGCGCGCTGATGATCGTTGCCGCCAGTTGGACCTCGACCTCGCTCTACATGGCGCACCACCGCTTCACCTTCACGATGACGCAGACGCCGGCTGCAGCGGCGGATCTGCTCGAGAAGCTCAAGGTGAAGCGCATCTTCAACGCCTATCAGTTCGGCGGCTATCTGATCTCGCGCGACATCCCTGTCTTCGTCGACGGCCGCGCCGAGCTCTATGGCGAAAAATTCGTGATGGACTTCTTCAAGGCGACGGAAGGCAAGAAGCCCGAGCTGCTGCCGCGCCTGCTGGATGAATACAAGATCGACGCGACGCTATTGGTCGCCGATGCGCCGGGCCCGCAAATCCTCGACCAGCTCAAGGGCTGGAAGCGGGCTTATGCGGATGACATCGCGGTGGTGCATGTAAGGGAGAAGGTGGAGGGCGGGGCGGCGGTCGCGCCGTCGAATTGAGATGTCCTCGCGCCTCAAACCGTGGCTTCTAGGGCTCGCTTCCGTCTTTGTCGTTGCAACGCTCGTCTTGCATCAGTGGGATCGCCCCCGGTTCTCCCTGAACCCGTTTTGCAGCGTACGCTTCGCATATCGCGTGGACGCCACTATCGAAGTTGACGGCCGCCAGTATGCATCGAAAGCGTTCGGCGAACTGCAGCACAATCGGATCAATACCGGAGGCGGATGCCTCCAGCCTGTTGGGTCCATAATCGCATTTCGCCTCGCAGATAGTCGTCTTGTTCTTCTCTATGCAACGCTCTGCCGCGATGCGGTCGCTATCTTCTCCGGCGGGCGCAACGCCTCGCCAACCGATCAGGGAGAAGAGGAGACTTTCGCGGATGACAGCTTCGTTGTCGCAATGAAGGAGCACAAAAAGGTCGACTTGATAGCCAATTGCAACGGCAAATTTCATGACCGATACGACGGTTACATTGTCGACAATGCGGATACACCAACCAAGTGGCGAGGGTTTACTTTCAACGGCACGAGTCCGCGAGATCCACGGCTCCTCTCGGCCATCGCGGAAGGCGCCAATCTTCCGCCTGACGACAGCATCGAGATCATCGCTCCAGCAACTCTGGAGACAGACTTCAAATATAATAGATGGGAATATAGCCCCAGCGGGATGCTTTATTCGCGCCGGCGCGTCAATCAAAAAAATAGTTACACTGCGACAGAGGAGCGAACCTAAGTTCCCACTCTCTCGATAAC is from Bradyrhizobium xenonodulans and encodes:
- a CDS encoding TetR/AcrR family transcriptional regulator; translated protein: MVYRRTHQVVKRLAARRSAILAAAREAAAEGGMAAVQIAPVAVRASVAAGTVYRYFPSKAELISELIAEVSRDELAAIRRAADAAPGPSSALAAAVTTVAVHTLSQRRLAWGILAEPVDVDVSASRLASRREIAGEIAARIDAAVRAGHLPAQDTALAATALLGALHEALVGPLAPDNLEDPIKMRDAVQTVTLLALRAVGVMDARARGLVVQQTLLPTTKALVGA
- a CDS encoding DUF1036 domain-containing protein, with product MIAESPRSSLRLLARLVPVLVVGLLCLWASPASADFRLCNNTSSRVGIALGYKDAEGWTTEGWWNISSRSCETLLRGTLVARYYYIYAIDYDRGGEWSGQAFMCSRDKEFTIRGTEDCLARGYDRTGYFEVDTGEQRAWTVQLTDANEQPSQQQRVPGLPGPVGPGGGVPGLPNNPPGGTPPAGPGLPPAPPPPSGSKP
- the pyk gene encoding pyruvate kinase encodes the protein MRRLRRIKILATLGPASSDLAMIRRLFEAGADLFRINMSHTPHDKMRELVATIRNVESSYGRPIGILVDLQGPKLRLGAFAEGAVQLQNGQTFTLDSDKTPGDATRVNLPHPEILAALRPGHSLLLDDGKVRLIAEETSKEHAVTRVVVGGKMSDRKGVSLPDTDLPVSAMTPKDRADLEAALVTGVDWIALSFVQRADDVLEAKKMIRGRAAVMAKIEKPQAIDRLADILEASDALMVARGDLGVELPLERVPSLQKQMTRMARRAGKPVVIATQMLESMIQSPVPTRAEVSDVATAVYEGADAIMLSAESAAGKFPVEAVSTMNRIGEEVERDPTYRSVVMAQRPAPEATAGDAIADAARQIAETLDLPALICWTSSGSTAVRVARERPKPPIVAITPNITAGRRLAVVWGVHCVVADDARDQDDMVGRAGQIAFRDGFVRAGQRVIIVAGVPLGIPGTTNMVRIASVGPEGDAII
- a CDS encoding Flp family type IVb pilin, with the translated sequence MKNLVSRFVKDESGATAIEYGLIAAGIALAIITVVNNLGTSLNTKFGSISSSLK